A genomic stretch from Shewanella sediminis HAW-EB3 includes:
- a CDS encoding oxidoreductase: MSFPHLLEPLDLGFTQLKNRVLMGSMHTGLEEEKGGFEKLAAFYKERALGGVGLIVTGGISPNLRGRLAPNACQLSFPWQVGKHKVVTNAVHEAGGKICMQILHAGRYGYHPFSQAPSKIKSPITPFTPSSMSSRQVKCTIKDYATSASLAQKAGYDGIEVMGSEGYLINQFISSRTNIRDDEWGGTFDNRVRFPLEIVRSIRKKVGDDFIIIFRLSMLDLVDNGSSWDEVVELAKWLEKAGVTIINTGIGWHEARVPTIATSVPRGGFAWVTERLQKEVSIPLVATNRINTPEIAEHILSSGQADMVSMARPFLADADFVNKAAADTPELINTCIGCNQACLDHTFALKRATCLVNPRACYETELNFTPTVNKKRIAVMGAGPAGMAFSIYAASRGHEVVLFEAKPEVGGQFNLARKIPGKEEFNETIRYFKEQMKLNNVELRLNTRLDASVVRDEHFDEVVMSSGVVPRKIDLPGFNDPRVVDYQQVLNGEVTLGESVALIGAGGIGFDMAHYLCEPESTTLQPDKWLKQWGIDKGYSHRGGLMEPQSAEVPRQIYLLQRKSTKMGKGLGKTTGWIHRLVLKKHHVHMKTGVSYQKFDDQGLHISVDGQDETLAVDNVVLCAGQESNRTLLDEMKATGLPVHLIGGVDVAAELDAKRAIRQGAELAIRL; this comes from the coding sequence ATGTCGTTTCCGCATTTATTAGAACCCTTAGATCTGGGCTTTACTCAGTTAAAAAACCGTGTGCTTATGGGCTCAATGCATACCGGTCTTGAAGAGGAAAAGGGCGGTTTTGAGAAACTGGCAGCTTTTTATAAGGAACGCGCACTCGGTGGGGTTGGATTAATCGTTACCGGCGGCATTTCACCTAACCTTCGTGGTCGCTTAGCCCCTAATGCCTGCCAGCTCAGTTTTCCCTGGCAAGTGGGTAAACATAAAGTCGTGACCAATGCGGTCCACGAAGCCGGTGGTAAAATCTGTATGCAGATATTGCATGCCGGTCGCTATGGTTACCATCCTTTTTCACAAGCCCCAAGTAAGATTAAGTCACCGATCACGCCATTTACCCCATCATCCATGTCTTCGAGACAAGTAAAGTGCACCATTAAGGATTATGCAACCAGTGCCTCTCTCGCTCAGAAAGCGGGTTATGATGGCATCGAAGTGATGGGAAGCGAAGGCTATCTCATCAATCAATTTATCAGCAGTCGCACTAACATAAGAGACGATGAGTGGGGCGGGACCTTCGATAATCGGGTGCGCTTTCCACTCGAAATTGTACGTTCGATTCGCAAAAAAGTCGGCGACGACTTCATTATCATTTTCAGACTCTCGATGCTCGATCTCGTCGATAATGGCTCCAGCTGGGATGAAGTCGTTGAACTGGCAAAGTGGTTAGAAAAAGCCGGCGTGACCATAATCAATACCGGTATTGGTTGGCATGAGGCGAGAGTACCGACCATCGCGACCAGCGTACCTCGTGGCGGTTTTGCCTGGGTAACCGAGCGTCTGCAGAAAGAGGTGTCGATCCCCTTGGTCGCGACGAACCGAATCAATACGCCTGAGATTGCCGAACATATACTCTCTTCTGGTCAGGCAGATATGGTGTCGATGGCGAGACCTTTCCTGGCAGATGCCGACTTCGTGAATAAGGCGGCAGCGGATACCCCTGAGCTGATTAATACCTGTATCGGTTGTAATCAGGCTTGTTTGGATCATACCTTTGCCTTGAAGCGTGCGACTTGCTTAGTTAACCCAAGAGCTTGTTATGAAACCGAACTCAACTTTACACCGACGGTAAACAAAAAACGTATCGCTGTGATGGGGGCGGGGCCTGCAGGGATGGCCTTCTCTATCTACGCCGCATCTCGTGGTCATGAGGTTGTCCTATTTGAGGCAAAACCTGAAGTCGGAGGTCAATTTAACCTCGCTCGTAAGATCCCAGGTAAAGAGGAGTTCAATGAGACTATTCGTTACTTCAAGGAACAGATGAAACTCAATAACGTCGAGTTGCGCCTCAATACACGGCTCGACGCCTCAGTCGTCAGAGATGAACATTTCGATGAAGTGGTCATGTCATCGGGTGTGGTACCAAGAAAAATCGACCTGCCGGGCTTTAATGACCCCAGAGTCGTCGACTATCAACAAGTGTTGAATGGTGAAGTGACTCTAGGTGAAAGCGTTGCCCTTATCGGTGCCGGTGGTATTGGTTTCGATATGGCACATTATCTGTGTGAGCCGGAATCTACGACACTGCAGCCGGATAAATGGTTGAAGCAGTGGGGCATAGATAAGGGTTACAGCCACAGAGGGGGATTGATGGAACCTCAATCGGCCGAGGTACCTCGTCAAATCTATCTGCTACAACGTAAAAGCACTAAGATGGGTAAAGGTTTGGGTAAAACCACCGGATGGATCCATCGTCTCGTATTGAAAAAGCATCATGTCCATATGAAAACCGGCGTGTCCTACCAAAAGTTTGATGATCAGGGGTTACATATCTCAGTCGATGGTCAGGATGAAACGCTTGCCGTTGACAATGTCGTGCTCTGTGCGGGCCAGGAGTCAAACAGAACGCTGCTCGATGAGATGAAGGCAACCGGGTTACCCGTACACCTGATTGGCGGTGTCGATGTTGCCGCTGAGCTCGATGCTAAGCGGGCCATCAGACAGGGCGCTGAGCTGGCCATTCGCCTCTAG
- the sppA gene encoding signal peptide peptidase SppA has translation MSAKPSFIKRISLLIWNTLNGIRKLILNIFFFGILAAIIVAMTVEDDVKLDSGSALVLNLSGSVVEQKRQVDPIEAAMKSSKSKDASGELLLADVLNVIDNAALDTRISSIVLDIGHLRWTGISKLQSIGDALTRFKESGKPIIAKANWYGQNQYFLASFADTIYLNPQGSVELEGLSRYRQYYKSALEKLKIKAHIFRVGTFKSAVEPYIRDDMSPAAKEANTELLNDIWANYETQVAENRNISADKLVLSADQYLIELERANGKSAEMALNMNWVDELASAEAFRLKMIDTVGKADEGNSFKQIDFFDYQSLIATHPSLLIEDTVGIIVAKGTILNGNQPAGQIGGESTSKLLRKARFDEQVKAVVLRVDSPGGSAFASEQIRQEVLALKTAGKPVVVSMGSYAASGGYWISASADYIYATPTTLTGSIGIFGMVTTFEDSLSSIGIHTDGVATSDWAGISVTKGLTPEIKSVIQRHIERGYHDFISLVATERGMSLDDVDNIAQGRVWSGKKAVELGLVDELGDLDSAVAKAAKMANLEDFDSQIIEQELSPQELFIQEMFASAAAYLPQSSTSTVLEQLLSQWSGVIEEFSSFDDPNGMYLYCDTCNF, from the coding sequence ATGTCCGCTAAACCCTCATTTATAAAAAGAATATCCCTACTGATTTGGAATACCTTAAATGGGATCCGTAAGCTGATCCTTAATATTTTCTTCTTTGGTATTCTTGCGGCGATCATAGTCGCGATGACAGTTGAAGATGATGTAAAACTTGATTCCGGCTCGGCCTTAGTGCTGAACCTATCCGGCTCTGTCGTTGAACAGAAAAGGCAAGTCGATCCCATCGAAGCCGCCATGAAAAGCAGCAAGAGCAAGGACGCCAGTGGTGAACTGTTACTTGCTGATGTCCTCAATGTTATCGATAACGCGGCTCTGGACACACGGATCTCATCGATCGTACTGGATATTGGTCACCTGAGGTGGACCGGGATCAGTAAACTTCAATCGATTGGTGACGCACTAACCCGCTTCAAAGAGTCGGGAAAACCTATCATAGCCAAGGCCAATTGGTACGGTCAGAACCAATATTTTCTTGCCAGCTTTGCCGACACTATCTATCTAAACCCTCAAGGTAGTGTCGAACTGGAAGGATTGAGTCGCTATCGCCAATATTATAAGTCGGCGTTAGAGAAACTGAAGATTAAGGCGCATATCTTCCGTGTCGGTACCTTCAAATCTGCCGTCGAGCCCTATATTCGTGACGATATGTCACCCGCAGCCAAAGAGGCCAACACCGAACTGCTTAACGATATCTGGGCAAATTATGAAACTCAAGTCGCCGAGAATCGGAATATTTCAGCCGACAAGCTCGTTCTCAGTGCCGATCAGTATCTTATTGAATTAGAGAGAGCCAACGGCAAGTCTGCCGAGATGGCGCTGAATATGAACTGGGTAGATGAGCTGGCATCGGCCGAGGCATTCAGACTCAAGATGATCGACACTGTGGGTAAAGCCGATGAAGGAAACAGCTTCAAACAGATCGACTTTTTCGATTATCAGTCTTTGATTGCCACTCACCCCTCCCTCTTAATCGAGGATACGGTGGGTATTATTGTCGCGAAGGGAACCATATTGAATGGTAATCAACCTGCCGGACAAATTGGTGGCGAGAGCACATCAAAGCTGCTGCGTAAGGCTCGTTTCGATGAGCAGGTTAAAGCCGTCGTATTAAGGGTCGATAGCCCGGGCGGAAGCGCATTTGCCTCGGAGCAGATAAGACAAGAGGTACTTGCACTCAAAACTGCAGGTAAACCTGTTGTAGTCAGCATGGGTAGCTATGCCGCGTCAGGCGGTTACTGGATCTCGGCCAGTGCCGATTATATCTATGCAACGCCTACCACACTTACCGGGTCAATCGGTATCTTTGGCATGGTGACAACATTCGAAGACTCGTTATCCAGCATAGGTATACACACAGACGGTGTTGCCACCTCAGATTGGGCGGGAATATCGGTTACAAAAGGTCTCACTCCCGAGATCAAATCGGTCATTCAACGTCATATAGAACGTGGCTATCATGACTTTATCTCGCTGGTTGCGACTGAACGTGGCATGAGCCTTGATGATGTCGACAATATCGCTCAGGGGCGCGTGTGGTCAGGTAAGAAAGCCGTCGAGCTAGGCTTAGTCGATGAACTTGGCGATCTGGACAGCGCCGTAGCGAAAGCCGCTAAGATGGCAAACCTTGAAGACTTCGACAGTCAGATAATCGAGCAGGAGCTAAGCCCACAGGAGCTCTTCATCCAGGAGATGTTCGCTTCGGCCGCGGCCTACTTGCCACAGTCGTCAACGAGTACTGTATTAGAACAGTTGCTTTCTCAGTGGTCTGGTGTAATTGAAGAGTTCAGTTCATTCGACGACCCTAACGGCATGTATCTCTACTGCGATACCTGTAACTTCTAG
- the ansA gene encoding asparaginase, whose protein sequence is MTKRSIYVAYTGGTIGMQKTAQGFAPVAGFLTNCVKSMPEFYHDEMPDFVIHEYCPLIDSSDMAPTDWQMIANDIKANYEDYDGFVILHGTDTMAFTASALSFMLQGLSKPVIVTGSQIPLAQLRSDGQTNLLNSLYIAANYPVAEVCLFFNNKLFRGNRTTKAHADGFGAFASPNFPLLLEAGIKIRLKAGKVGGDENKQLDVATISPQPIGVVTLYPGITTDIIKNILQQPVKALILLTYGVGNAPQNPALLKVLSDAHKRGIILVNLTQCLQGKVNMSGYATGNALEAAGVISGSDMTTEAALTKLHYLLSKSMSTQEIREAMQQNLIGELTED, encoded by the coding sequence ATGACCAAACGTTCCATATATGTAGCTTATACCGGCGGTACGATAGGCATGCAAAAAACGGCGCAAGGGTTCGCACCCGTCGCCGGATTTCTCACTAACTGTGTTAAGTCTATGCCTGAGTTTTATCATGACGAAATGCCTGATTTTGTCATTCATGAATATTGCCCTCTCATAGACTCTTCAGATATGGCGCCGACGGATTGGCAGATGATCGCCAATGATATCAAAGCAAATTACGAAGACTACGATGGATTTGTTATCTTGCATGGTACCGACACCATGGCCTTTACGGCATCTGCGCTCTCATTTATGTTGCAAGGACTGTCTAAACCCGTCATCGTGACCGGGTCTCAGATCCCGCTGGCACAACTGCGCTCTGACGGTCAAACCAACCTGTTAAATTCCCTCTACATTGCGGCGAACTACCCTGTTGCCGAAGTATGTCTGTTTTTCAACAACAAGCTTTTCAGGGGAAATCGTACGACTAAGGCACATGCCGACGGGTTCGGTGCCTTTGCTTCACCTAACTTCCCTCTTCTGTTAGAGGCTGGCATAAAGATTCGTCTAAAGGCGGGAAAAGTTGGCGGAGATGAGAACAAGCAACTCGACGTTGCCACCATCAGTCCGCAACCGATTGGTGTTGTCACCTTATATCCCGGTATCACCACAGATATTATTAAAAATATCCTCCAGCAACCGGTAAAAGCCTTGATTTTACTCACCTATGGTGTGGGTAATGCGCCACAAAATCCGGCATTGCTGAAGGTGCTGTCAGATGCACATAAACGCGGCATCATACTGGTCAACCTGACGCAATGCCTGCAGGGTAAGGTCAATATGTCAGGCTACGCGACAGGCAATGCATTAGAAGCGGCGGGCGTCATCAGCGGTTCAGATATGACTACAGAAGCGGCGTTAACAAAACTTCATTACTTACTCTCTAAATCGATGTCGACGCAAGAGATTAGAGAAGCAATGCAGCAAAATTTAATCGGTGAACTCACCGAAGATTAA